A single genomic interval of Stieleria maiorica harbors:
- a CDS encoding Xaa-Pro dipeptidyl-peptidase: MLLLRSARPVLSTLGVFTLLLAGRSNGNAAEPAKPVFKDGEAQVVKAFEDSDYWIRHDLWVETEFDSDGDGKLDRMHVSVTRPRQTESEGLKLPVIYNSSPYYAGTGAKGQEYFWNPRQELGQAPPERKHFGPVERTGMRPIISKRHEKDWVPRGYVVVHSSSPGTGLSQGCPTVGGDNESLAPKAVIDWLCGRADGYTTPDGDETVTADWCTGKVGMTGTSYNGTIPLAAATTGVEGLEAIIPVAPNTSYYHYYRSNGLVRHPYGYLGEDIDYLYDFIHSGPEARRDYCDCNVRDEEMLKQFDRVNGDYNDFWAGRDYLNDLEPLKAAVLMAHAFNDWNVVPEHSVRIYEALKAKGVPTQVFFHQGGHGGPPPIKMMNRWFTRYLHGVENDVEKDPRAWIVREKDKQDKPTSYPDYPNPDAEPVTLYLSAGAPEPGSLGITPTKDQGTETLVDNFSFDGASLAQAEWTEHRLIYTTPELKAPIHVSGTPRITIKLASSKPAVNLSVWLVSLPWNNDKNAKITDNIITRGWADPQNRNSITESEPLVPGQFYEVSFDLQPDDQIIPKGQQIGLMIFSSDKDFTLHPRPGTELTIDLDATSLSLPVVGGEETLGKAF; this comes from the coding sequence ATGCTTTTGTTGCGTTCAGCACGTCCGGTCCTTTCAACACTTGGCGTTTTCACGCTACTCCTCGCCGGTCGGTCGAACGGCAACGCCGCCGAACCGGCCAAGCCGGTGTTCAAGGACGGCGAGGCTCAGGTGGTCAAAGCGTTTGAAGATTCCGACTATTGGATCCGCCATGACCTGTGGGTCGAAACCGAATTCGATTCTGACGGCGACGGCAAACTGGATCGGATGCACGTCAGTGTGACCCGCCCGCGTCAAACCGAAAGTGAAGGGTTGAAGTTGCCGGTGATCTACAACTCCAGCCCCTATTATGCGGGCACCGGCGCCAAGGGACAGGAGTACTTTTGGAACCCGCGCCAGGAACTCGGCCAGGCGCCGCCGGAGCGGAAACACTTCGGCCCCGTCGAGCGAACCGGGATGCGTCCGATCATCTCCAAGCGGCACGAGAAAGACTGGGTCCCGCGCGGCTACGTCGTGGTTCATTCTTCGTCGCCCGGAACAGGACTCTCGCAAGGCTGTCCGACCGTCGGTGGGGACAACGAATCGCTGGCCCCCAAAGCGGTGATCGACTGGCTTTGCGGCCGCGCCGATGGATACACGACTCCCGATGGCGACGAAACGGTGACGGCGGATTGGTGCACCGGCAAGGTCGGAATGACGGGAACGTCGTACAACGGCACCATCCCCTTGGCGGCGGCGACGACGGGAGTGGAAGGACTGGAAGCGATCATCCCCGTTGCCCCCAACACGTCGTACTATCACTATTACCGTTCCAACGGCCTGGTGCGACATCCGTACGGATACTTGGGTGAAGACATCGACTATCTGTACGACTTTATCCACAGCGGCCCCGAAGCGCGACGTGACTACTGTGATTGCAACGTCCGCGATGAGGAAATGCTCAAGCAGTTCGACCGGGTCAACGGTGACTACAACGACTTTTGGGCGGGACGCGATTACCTGAACGATCTAGAACCGCTGAAGGCTGCGGTGCTGATGGCACACGCCTTCAATGACTGGAATGTCGTCCCCGAGCACAGCGTACGAATCTATGAGGCGCTCAAAGCCAAAGGCGTTCCGACCCAAGTGTTCTTTCACCAGGGCGGGCACGGCGGTCCGCCTCCGATCAAGATGATGAACCGCTGGTTCACGCGTTACCTGCACGGCGTGGAAAACGATGTCGAAAAGGACCCGCGTGCGTGGATCGTTCGCGAGAAAGACAAACAAGACAAACCGACGTCCTATCCAGATTACCCCAATCCTGACGCCGAACCGGTGACGCTTTACCTGTCCGCCGGCGCCCCCGAGCCGGGATCGCTGGGTATCACGCCGACCAAAGACCAGGGGACCGAAACGCTGGTCGACAACTTCTCGTTCGACGGTGCATCGCTGGCACAAGCCGAATGGACCGAGCATCGGTTGATCTACACCACGCCCGAATTGAAGGCGCCGATCCACGTCTCCGGAACGCCTCGGATCACGATCAAACTGGCCAGCAGCAAACCGGCGGTCAATCTATCGGTGTGGCTGGTCTCACTGCCGTGGAACAACGACAAGAACGCCAAGATCACCGACAACATCATCACCCGAGGCTGGGCCGATCCGCAAAACCGGAACTCGATCACCGAAAGTGAACCGTTGGTGCCCGGACAGTTTTACGAGGTGTCGTTTGATCTGCAGCCCGACGATCAAATCATCCCCAAAGGCCAGCAGATCGGTCTGATGATCTTTTCCAGCGACAAAGATTTCACGCTGCACCCCAGGCCGGGAACGGAACTGACGATCGACCTGGACGCGACCTCACTGTCGCTGCCCGTCGTCGGTGGCGAGGAGACGCTCGGCAAGGCGTTTTGA
- a CDS encoding DUF1501 domain-containing protein, which produces MNPSEEFKRQHNRRAFLGGSALGLGSIAAGSLLGSLLGAAESTPLPAGVSSAVSTIAPKAKRVIYLFQSGGPSQMDLFDYKPDLAKRFGEEVPLSVYPAERKTTMTSGQSSFPVAPSTFKFQQHGQSGIWLSETLPHLSKVVDEICVIKSMYTEAINHDPAATLFQTGSVIAGRPSMGAWVNYGLGTENANLPAFVAMTSNGSAKAGQPLYDRLWGAGFLPGRFQGVKFRGQGDPILDLYNPAGVTQTQRRRMLDSIEKLNQDRADHFNDPAIATRIAQYELAYRMQMSVPELIDVNDEPQAVLDMYGPQATQVGKYAYNCLLARRLAERGVRFIQLYHRGWDAHNNAQKQVPAQCRDTDQPTAALLSDLKQRGMLDETLVIWGGEFGRTVYCQGKLTDKIYGRDHHPNCFTYWMAGGGIRGGMTYGETDEYSVNVVEKPVHVHDLQATILAQLGIDHEQLTYRYQGRYFRLTDVHGNVINEIVRS; this is translated from the coding sequence ATGAATCCCTCGGAAGAATTCAAGCGACAACACAACCGACGCGCCTTTTTGGGCGGCAGTGCGTTGGGGCTGGGATCGATCGCGGCAGGTTCACTGCTCGGCTCACTGCTCGGTGCGGCCGAATCGACGCCCCTCCCAGCCGGCGTTTCCTCGGCCGTTTCGACGATCGCTCCCAAAGCCAAACGTGTGATCTATCTGTTCCAGTCCGGCGGCCCGTCACAGATGGACCTGTTTGATTACAAGCCGGACTTGGCCAAACGATTCGGTGAAGAAGTGCCATTGTCGGTTTACCCGGCCGAGCGAAAGACGACGATGACATCGGGGCAATCATCCTTCCCGGTCGCGCCGAGCACGTTCAAGTTCCAACAACACGGTCAGTCGGGCATTTGGCTGAGCGAGACGCTGCCGCACCTGTCCAAGGTGGTCGACGAGATCTGTGTCATCAAAAGCATGTACACCGAAGCGATCAATCATGACCCGGCAGCCACGTTGTTTCAGACCGGTTCGGTGATCGCGGGTCGGCCCAGCATGGGGGCTTGGGTGAATTATGGCCTGGGCACCGAGAATGCGAACCTGCCCGCGTTCGTGGCAATGACGTCCAACGGCTCGGCCAAGGCCGGTCAACCACTTTATGACCGGTTGTGGGGCGCGGGATTCCTGCCGGGACGATTCCAGGGTGTAAAGTTCCGCGGCCAGGGCGATCCGATTTTGGATCTGTACAATCCCGCCGGCGTCACGCAAACCCAGCGCCGCAGGATGTTGGATTCGATCGAAAAACTGAACCAAGACCGCGCCGATCACTTCAATGATCCCGCGATCGCCACCCGGATTGCCCAGTACGAACTGGCCTACCGGATGCAAATGAGCGTCCCGGAATTGATCGACGTCAATGACGAACCCCAAGCGGTGCTGGACATGTACGGACCGCAGGCGACGCAGGTCGGAAAGTATGCCTACAACTGCTTGTTGGCGCGTCGGTTGGCCGAGCGAGGTGTGCGATTCATCCAGCTGTACCATCGCGGTTGGGACGCGCACAACAACGCGCAAAAGCAAGTCCCGGCCCAGTGCCGTGACACGGACCAACCCACCGCGGCCCTGCTGAGCGATCTGAAACAACGCGGCATGCTGGATGAAACGCTGGTGATTTGGGGCGGCGAATTCGGTCGGACGGTGTACTGCCAAGGCAAGTTGACGGACAAGATTTACGGTCGCGATCACCATCCCAATTGCTTCACCTATTGGATGGCCGGCGGGGGCATTCGCGGGGGGATGACGTACGGCGAAACCGACGAATACAGCGTGAACGTGGTGGAAAAACCCGTCCATGTGCACGACCTGCAAGCCACCATCTTGGCCCAGTTGGGGATCGACCACGAACAGCTGACGTACCGCTACCAAGGCCGCTATTTCCGCCTGACCGATGTGCACGGCAACGTGATCAACGAGATCGTCAGGTCGTGA
- a CDS encoding PSD1 and planctomycete cytochrome C domain-containing protein, with translation MNSIRLLVATLTVLLVGLDRLVKAADPQSSAKLDFAADIRPILSDACYHCHGPDANAREGGFRLDDRQAVLDAGVLASGDMLERLTSTDPDVRMPPPDSNRRLRRGDRAKLKRWLAEGADWPVDDRHWAFIPPLRPDLPKVADTTWPRNPIDRFVLARLQAEGLKPSAEADRATLLRRVSFDLTGLPPTIEELDAFLNDRAGGAYQRAVDRLLESPRYGEHMAVDWLEASRFADTDGYQNDRLRYMWVWRDWLIDALNDNLPFDQFVVQQMAGDLLPDRSFLTQVATGFNRNHRINSEGGSIPDEWIVEYVADRVETTGTVFLGLTMTCSRCHDHKYDPISQNDFYRLFAFFNNIDEAGLGPNNGNSPPFIKVPKTWPNLAEDQLEFVIPEPVKIKVVQTSVPRPQPGGEDTVMVLHELDQPRDTYRLERGQYDQPDKSEKLEPATPPVLGAWNEDWPNNRLGLARWLVDPGHPLTARVTINRLWQHHFGAGLVKTSENFGVQGEMPSHPKLLDWLATEFIRTGWDVKAMHRLVVTSATYRQQSSAPETLLERDPENRLLARGPRKRLSPFAIRDTALFASGLLSDSIGGPSVKPYMPPAIWSSISNAKYKQDTGEKLYRRSMYTYWRRTVPPPTMMAFNAAARETCIVRSDQTTTPLQALTMMNNITFVEAARHLAERVMIPDAGNQSQAIARAFRLVTSRQPRPDELAVLVEDFDAYREEFRKAPDAARRLLSVGETLSSPESDPVELAALALVANTILNLDEAIAEN, from the coding sequence GTGAATTCCATTCGACTTCTTGTCGCAACTCTGACCGTTCTGCTGGTCGGTCTTGATCGCCTCGTGAAGGCCGCCGATCCGCAATCCTCCGCCAAACTGGATTTCGCCGCCGACATTCGCCCGATCCTCTCCGATGCCTGCTACCACTGCCACGGTCCGGATGCCAACGCCCGCGAGGGCGGGTTTCGTTTGGATGATCGCCAGGCGGTTCTGGATGCCGGCGTGCTCGCCTCCGGCGACATGCTGGAACGGCTGACGAGTACCGATCCCGATGTGCGGATGCCGCCGCCCGATTCGAATCGACGCTTGCGGCGCGGCGATCGCGCCAAATTGAAACGCTGGCTGGCCGAAGGTGCCGATTGGCCGGTCGATGATCGACACTGGGCCTTCATCCCGCCGCTGCGGCCGGATCTGCCGAAGGTGGCCGACACCACCTGGCCACGCAACCCGATCGATCGCTTTGTCCTCGCACGGTTGCAGGCGGAAGGATTGAAACCTTCGGCCGAAGCCGACAGGGCGACACTGCTTCGCCGCGTCAGTTTTGATCTGACCGGGCTGCCCCCGACGATCGAAGAGCTGGACGCCTTTTTGAACGATCGCGCCGGCGGCGCCTACCAGCGCGCGGTGGACCGGTTGCTCGAATCACCACGCTACGGCGAACACATGGCCGTCGATTGGCTGGAAGCGTCTCGGTTTGCCGATACCGATGGCTACCAAAACGATCGGCTGCGTTACATGTGGGTGTGGCGCGATTGGCTGATCGACGCCTTGAATGACAACCTGCCGTTCGATCAATTCGTCGTCCAGCAGATGGCCGGCGACCTGCTACCGGACCGCAGTTTTTTGACCCAAGTCGCGACGGGATTCAACCGCAACCATCGCATCAATTCCGAAGGCGGCTCGATCCCGGATGAATGGATCGTCGAATATGTCGCTGACCGAGTGGAAACGACCGGCACGGTGTTTCTGGGGCTGACGATGACCTGCTCGCGATGCCACGACCACAAGTACGACCCGATCTCGCAAAACGATTTTTATCGCCTGTTCGCGTTCTTCAACAACATCGACGAAGCCGGCTTGGGACCGAACAACGGCAACAGCCCGCCGTTCATCAAGGTTCCGAAGACCTGGCCGAATCTGGCCGAGGATCAATTGGAGTTCGTCATCCCCGAACCGGTGAAGATCAAGGTGGTGCAGACGTCCGTCCCGCGACCGCAACCCGGTGGCGAAGACACGGTGATGGTGTTGCACGAGCTGGACCAACCGCGCGACACCTATCGACTGGAGCGGGGCCAGTACGATCAACCGGACAAGTCGGAAAAGCTAGAACCAGCAACGCCGCCGGTCCTGGGAGCCTGGAACGAGGATTGGCCGAACAATCGTTTGGGGCTTGCCCGCTGGCTGGTCGATCCCGGACACCCGCTGACGGCACGGGTGACGATCAACCGTCTGTGGCAGCATCACTTCGGGGCCGGACTGGTCAAGACCAGCGAGAACTTTGGCGTCCAAGGGGAAATGCCCAGTCATCCGAAATTGCTCGATTGGCTGGCGACGGAATTCATCCGCACCGGCTGGGACGTCAAAGCGATGCATCGGTTGGTCGTGACCAGCGCGACCTATCGGCAACAGTCTTCGGCACCAGAAACTTTGCTCGAACGCGATCCCGAAAACCGCCTGCTGGCACGCGGACCGCGCAAGCGACTGTCCCCCTTTGCGATCCGCGACACGGCACTGTTCGCCAGCGGATTGCTGAGCGATTCGATCGGCGGCCCGTCGGTCAAACCGTACATGCCGCCGGCGATTTGGAGCAGCATTTCCAACGCGAAGTACAAACAGGACACGGGGGAAAAACTGTATCGCCGCAGCATGTACACGTACTGGCGACGGACCGTCCCGCCGCCGACGATGATGGCATTCAACGCCGCCGCCCGCGAGACCTGCATCGTGCGGAGCGACCAAACCACGACGCCGCTGCAAGCACTGACGATGATGAACAACATCACCTTCGTCGAAGCCGCACGGCACTTGGCCGAGCGGGTGATGATCCCGGACGCCGGGAACCAATCACAGGCAATCGCCAGGGCGTTTCGGTTGGTGACCAGTCGACAACCGCGACCGGACGAGCTTGCCGTGCTGGTCGAGGACTTCGACGCGTACCGAGAGGAATTTCGAAAGGCGCCGGATGCCGCACGGCGCTTGCTGTCGGTCGGCGAAACCCTTAGCTCGCCCGAATCGGATCCGGTCGAGTTGGCGGCACTGGCGTTGGTCGCCAACACGATCCTGAACCTGGACGAGGCCATTGCGGAGAACTGA
- a CDS encoding pentapeptide repeat-containing protein: MPSSITMRNSADNMDVVAQDEAFVDCIAEGSHFEGATLTRITFTGCDLYWASFFMAELTDVTFERCDLRGSDFKEAKMRNCRFLSCDVGDDAIGGQTEFGDTDLSTVQFVNCRGR, from the coding sequence ATGCCTAGCTCGATCACGATGCGAAACAGCGCCGACAACATGGACGTCGTCGCCCAAGACGAAGCTTTCGTCGATTGCATTGCCGAGGGCTCGCACTTCGAAGGTGCGACACTCACACGAATCACGTTCACTGGCTGTGACTTGTACTGGGCGTCATTCTTCATGGCTGAACTCACTGACGTGACATTCGAGCGATGCGATCTTCGTGGTTCCGACTTCAAAGAGGCCAAGATGCGCAACTGTCGGTTCCTTAGCTGCGACGTCGGGGATGATGCAATTGGAGGCCAAACGGAATTTGGTGATACCGACCTGTCCACGGTACAATTTGTGAATTGTCGCGGCCGATGA